One region of Polynucleobacter sp. Adler-ghost genomic DNA includes:
- the rpe gene encoding ribulose-phosphate 3-epimerase, which yields MDSLKSPSNSQFVIAPSILSADFACLGKEVQDVLMAGADWIHFDVMDNHYVPNLTIGPLVCEAIRPHATKDGKPAMIDVHLMVEPVDRLIPDFAKAGANLISFHPEASPHVNRTINLIRDQGCQTGLVLNPATPLDHLDHTLELLDLVLLMSVNPGFGGQSFIPSTLNKITQVRARLDRYQQESGRHIRLEVDGGIKVDNIAEVAKAGADTFVAGSAIFGKENYADVIKAMRAELATSGKA from the coding sequence ATGGATAGCCTGAAATCACCCTCAAATAGCCAGTTTGTCATTGCACCCTCCATTTTGTCGGCTGACTTTGCCTGCCTGGGCAAGGAAGTTCAAGATGTTCTCATGGCGGGTGCAGACTGGATTCACTTTGATGTGATGGACAACCACTACGTTCCGAACCTGACTATTGGACCCTTGGTTTGCGAGGCAATTCGCCCTCATGCAACAAAAGATGGCAAGCCGGCGATGATTGATGTGCACCTTATGGTGGAACCCGTAGACCGCCTCATTCCAGATTTTGCAAAAGCAGGTGCAAACCTGATTAGCTTTCATCCAGAGGCAAGTCCTCATGTGAACCGCACAATTAATTTGATTCGCGATCAAGGCTGTCAAACTGGATTGGTTTTAAACCCAGCAACACCGCTTGATCACCTCGACCACACATTGGAGCTGCTCGACCTTGTGTTACTCATGTCTGTCAACCCAGGCTTTGGTGGTCAATCATTTATCCCTAGCACTCTAAATAAGATTACTCAAGTGCGTGCGCGCCTAGATCGTTATCAACAAGAGAGTGGTCGCCATATTCGTCTTGAAGTAGATGGCGGAATTAAGGTCGATAACATTGCAGAAGTCGCTAAAGCTGGTGCAGATACTTTTGTTGCTGGCTCTGCAATCTTTGGCAAAGAAAATTATGCAGACGTCATTAAAGCGATGCGCGCAGAACTAGCGACGTCAGGGAAAGCGTAA
- the trpE gene encoding anthranilate synthase component I has translation MQHDEFLALAKQGFNRIPLVKEVLADLETPLSLYVKLTQAFGQKNTYLLESVLGGERFGRFSFIGLPAKTVLRTVGTPDAPLTEVLFNDKVVESNHDNPLDFVDAYFKRFKVAVQAGLPRFCGGLAGYFGYDTVRYIESRLAKHHLPDELGVPDIQLMLTEELAVVDNVAGRIYLIVYADPSVTDSFDKGQARLKELLACLSKPVSMPASLPSTKTELIRKFKAADFENAVLKTKEYILAGDCMQVVIGQRISKPFTDSPLALYRALRSLNPSPYMYFYDFGDLQVVGSSPEILVRQEQRESQKIVTIRPLAGTRPRGATPEEDERLATELLADPKEIAEHVMLIDLARNDVGRIAKTGTVKVTDSMSIEKYSHVQHIVSSVEGELVDNMSNMDVLRATFPAGTLSGAPKIRAMEIIDEMEIVKRGVYGGAVGYLSFSGDMDVAIAIRTGVIRDGVLHSQAGAGVVADSDPTAEWKETEVKARAVLMAADLVQGGLDAPHD, from the coding sequence ATGCAGCACGATGAATTTCTTGCCCTCGCAAAACAGGGTTTCAATCGTATTCCATTAGTGAAAGAAGTTTTAGCAGACTTAGAGACGCCGCTGTCGCTATACGTCAAGCTCACTCAGGCCTTTGGACAAAAGAATACCTATCTACTTGAATCTGTCTTAGGTGGTGAGCGCTTTGGGCGCTTCTCATTTATTGGGCTACCTGCAAAAACTGTTTTGAGAACAGTGGGTACGCCTGATGCACCACTTACTGAAGTGCTCTTCAATGACAAGGTGGTTGAAAGTAATCATGACAACCCATTGGATTTTGTAGACGCTTATTTCAAGCGCTTTAAAGTAGCAGTACAAGCCGGTCTCCCACGCTTCTGTGGTGGTCTTGCTGGCTACTTTGGCTATGACACGGTTCGTTACATTGAATCACGTTTAGCAAAACATCATCTGCCAGATGAATTGGGTGTGCCCGATATTCAATTGATGCTCACCGAAGAGTTAGCAGTTGTTGATAACGTTGCAGGTCGCATTTATTTAATTGTCTATGCAGACCCCAGCGTGACAGATAGCTTTGATAAGGGCCAAGCGCGTTTAAAAGAATTGCTTGCTTGCTTAAGCAAACCTGTGAGCATGCCAGCCTCATTACCAAGCACTAAAACAGAATTGATCCGCAAGTTCAAGGCAGCAGACTTTGAAAATGCCGTTCTCAAAACCAAAGAATATATATTGGCTGGCGATTGCATGCAGGTGGTGATTGGCCAGCGCATTAGTAAACCATTTACAGATTCACCGCTTGCTCTCTATCGTGCATTACGCTCTTTGAATCCATCACCTTATATGTACTTCTATGACTTTGGTGATCTGCAGGTAGTGGGCTCATCACCAGAAATCTTAGTGCGCCAAGAACAACGTGAGAGTCAAAAGATTGTGACGATTCGTCCATTAGCTGGCACACGTCCTCGCGGCGCAACACCTGAGGAAGATGAGCGCCTTGCGACAGAATTGCTTGCCGATCCAAAAGAAATTGCAGAACATGTGATGTTGATTGACTTGGCGCGTAACGATGTAGGTCGTATTGCCAAGACAGGCACCGTCAAAGTGACAGATTCGATGTCGATTGAAAAGTATTCTCACGTACAGCATATCGTTAGCTCTGTTGAAGGCGAGCTAGTAGACAATATGAGCAATATGGATGTTCTGCGCGCAACCTTTCCTGCCGGCACTTTATCAGGCGCCCCAAAAATTCGGGCGATGGAAATTATTGATGAGATGGAGATTGTGAAACGCGGGGTTTATGGTGGTGCAGTAGGCTACCTCTCCTTCTCTGGAGATATGGATGTAGCGATCGCCATTCGTACAGGCGTAATTCGTGATGGCGTATTGCATTCTCAAGCAGGTGCTGGTGTAGTAGCAGACTCTGACCCCACTGCCGAATGGAAAGAAACCGAAGTGAAAGCTCGAGCAGTTTTAATGGCGGCCGATTTAGTGCAAGGGGGACTCGATGCTCCTCATGATTGA
- the trpD gene encoding anthranilate phosphoribosyltransferase, with the protein MSITPQQALQRCIEHRELFHDEMTAIMRLIMSGEMPPTLVAGLLVALRTKKETVGEIAAAAQVMREFATPVHVEDRKNLVDVVGTGGDGAHTFNISTAAMFVAAAAGAKIAKHGNRSVSSKSGSADILESLGVKLSLSPEQVATCISNVGAGFMFAPNHHPAMKNVVPIRKDLGVRTIFNILGPLTNPADAKRILMGVFHADLVGIQARVLQAMGMDHAMVVYGRDGLDEISLEGPTLVGELKDGQVREYEIHPKDFGLNTAPTSSFKVADAEESKAIVLDVLNKKSGPASDIVCLNAGAVLYVADVAPSIAGGIQMAQAAIASGAARQKLDQFVAATQI; encoded by the coding sequence ATGTCTATTACTCCACAGCAAGCATTACAGCGTTGTATTGAACATCGCGAACTCTTTCATGACGAGATGACTGCCATAATGCGCCTGATTATGAGTGGTGAGATGCCGCCAACTTTGGTTGCCGGTCTACTCGTTGCCCTGCGCACCAAAAAGGAGACTGTTGGTGAAATTGCGGCAGCTGCCCAAGTCATGCGTGAATTTGCGACGCCAGTACATGTTGAGGATAGAAAAAATTTAGTTGACGTAGTGGGTACAGGTGGAGACGGCGCTCACACTTTCAACATTTCTACAGCTGCCATGTTTGTCGCAGCAGCAGCTGGTGCAAAAATTGCCAAGCATGGCAATCGCAGCGTGAGTAGCAAATCAGGCAGTGCAGATATTCTAGAATCTTTAGGCGTTAAGCTTTCACTCTCACCCGAGCAGGTTGCAACATGCATTTCTAATGTAGGGGCAGGCTTTATGTTTGCACCAAACCATCACCCTGCAATGAAGAATGTTGTGCCGATTCGCAAAGATTTGGGTGTGCGCACGATTTTCAATATCCTAGGACCTCTTACAAATCCAGCAGATGCCAAGCGCATCCTGATGGGCGTGTTCCATGCAGACTTAGTTGGTATTCAGGCGCGTGTATTGCAAGCCATGGGGATGGATCATGCGATGGTAGTGTATGGCCGCGATGGCTTAGATGAGATCTCTCTCGAGGGCCCAACCTTAGTAGGTGAATTAAAAGATGGCCAAGTTCGTGAATATGAGATTCATCCAAAAGACTTTGGCTTAAATACAGCCCCTACCAGCAGCTTTAAGGTGGCTGATGCCGAAGAATCGAAAGCGATTGTTCTAGATGTGCTCAATAAAAAATCTGGTCCAGCAAGTGACATTGTTTGCCTCAACGCCGGAGCAGTGCTTTATGTAGCCGATGTAGCACCAAGTATTGCTGGTGGTATTCAGATGGCGCAAGCAGCCATCGCATCTGGCGCTGCTCGTCAAAAGCTAGACCAATTTGTAGCCGCAACCCAAATCTAA
- a CDS encoding enoyl-CoA hydratase, translating into MTYNTILTEVDGKVAVITLNRPQVLNALNDELMNELGKALLGFDADDNIGCIIVTGSEKAFAAGADIATMAKYGFADVYRSSFISRNWEEIKKVRKPVIAAVSGYALGGGCELAMMCDTIMAADNAKFAQPEVKLGIIPGAGGTQRLPRAVSKAKAMDLALTGRMMDATEAERSGLVARIFPQADLLKEVKAIAKTIADMPLLTVMMVKEAINAAYETTLSEGMHLERRLFHSCFASNDQKEGMAAFMEKRPAQFTNS; encoded by the coding sequence ATGACCTACAACACTATATTGACTGAAGTGGATGGCAAAGTTGCCGTCATTACCCTCAATCGCCCTCAAGTATTAAATGCCCTAAATGATGAGTTGATGAATGAATTAGGTAAGGCTCTGCTGGGTTTTGATGCTGACGACAATATTGGTTGCATCATCGTCACCGGAAGTGAAAAAGCTTTTGCTGCCGGCGCAGATATTGCAACAATGGCAAAGTATGGATTTGCTGATGTTTATCGTAGCAGCTTTATCTCTCGTAACTGGGAAGAGATTAAAAAAGTACGCAAGCCAGTGATTGCGGCAGTGTCTGGATATGCGCTCGGCGGTGGGTGTGAGTTGGCCATGATGTGCGACACCATCATGGCAGCGGATAATGCGAAGTTTGCTCAACCAGAGGTGAAGCTGGGAATCATCCCTGGCGCCGGTGGTACACAACGTCTACCACGTGCAGTCTCAAAAGCAAAGGCAATGGATTTGGCGCTGACCGGCCGGATGATGGATGCGACTGAAGCCGAGCGCTCTGGTCTTGTTGCCCGTATTTTCCCGCAAGCAGATTTGCTAAAAGAAGTGAAAGCAATTGCTAAGACTATTGCGGATATGCCACTGCTGACTGTGATGATGGTGAAAGAAGCAATTAATGCCGCATATGAAACTACGCTATCAGAGGGTATGCACCTTGAGCGTCGATTATTCCACTCTTGCTTTGCAAGCAATGATCAAAAAGAAGGCATGGCAGCTTTTATGGAAAAGCGCCCAGCTCAATTTACGAACTCGTAA
- the ychF gene encoding redox-regulated ATPase YchF, translating to MSLKCGIVGLPNVGKSTLFNALTKAGIAAENYPFCTIEPNVGVVEVPDPRLAALAEIVKPERILPAAVEFVDIAGLVAGASKGEGLGNQFLANIRETDAITHVVRCFEDANVIHVAGKIDPISDIAVIDTELALSDLTTVEKTLQRSSKAAKSGNDKEAAALVAVLTKVQAHLDQAQPVRSMKLTEEENLLLKPLCLITAKPAMYIANVKEDGFENNPHLEAVIQHAAKEGAPVVAVCAAIEAEIADLDDADKVEFLADLGMEESGLDRVIRAGYKLLGLQTYFTAGVKEVRAWTIHQGDTAPQAAGVIHTDFERGFIRAQTIAFEDFVQFKGESGAKEAGKMRAEGKEYVVKDGDVLNFLFNV from the coding sequence ATGTCTTTGAAATGTGGCATCGTCGGCCTGCCTAACGTCGGCAAATCTACCCTCTTTAACGCGCTTACCAAGGCTGGAATCGCGGCAGAAAACTATCCTTTTTGCACAATCGAGCCTAATGTAGGTGTGGTCGAGGTTCCTGACCCCCGTCTTGCCGCCTTGGCTGAGATTGTGAAGCCTGAGCGCATCCTGCCTGCAGCTGTCGAATTTGTCGATATTGCGGGACTGGTAGCTGGTGCCTCCAAAGGTGAGGGGCTAGGGAATCAATTTTTAGCCAATATTCGTGAAACTGACGCCATTACCCATGTGGTGCGCTGTTTCGAGGATGCTAATGTGATCCACGTGGCCGGAAAGATTGATCCAATCTCCGATATCGCCGTGATCGACACCGAATTGGCTTTATCAGATTTAACTACGGTTGAAAAAACGCTGCAGCGCTCAAGCAAGGCGGCTAAGTCAGGTAACGACAAAGAGGCCGCAGCCTTAGTAGCTGTGCTGACCAAAGTACAGGCTCACTTAGATCAAGCCCAGCCAGTACGCAGCATGAAGCTGACTGAAGAAGAAAACTTGCTCTTAAAGCCACTCTGCTTAATCACAGCAAAGCCGGCAATGTACATCGCTAACGTCAAAGAAGACGGTTTTGAAAATAATCCCCATTTAGAGGCAGTGATTCAGCATGCGGCCAAAGAGGGCGCACCAGTAGTAGCGGTATGCGCCGCAATCGAGGCTGAGATTGCTGATCTAGATGATGCCGATAAAGTGGAATTTCTTGCTGATCTAGGTATGGAAGAGTCTGGATTAGATCGCGTGATTCGTGCAGGTTATAAGTTATTGGGGCTACAGACCTACTTTACTGCTGGCGTTAAAGAGGTTCGCGCTTGGACTATTCATCAAGGTGACACAGCTCCTCAAGCTGCAGGGGTTATTCATACGGACTTTGAGCGTGGCTTTATTCGTGCGCAAACTATTGCATTTGAAGACTTTGTTCAATTCAAGGGTGAGTCTGGTGCTAAAGAGGCTGGCAAGATGCGTGCCGAAGGTAAGGAGTATGTTGTTAAGGACGGAGATGTCTTAAATTTCCTCTTTAACGTCTAG
- the apaG gene encoding Co2+/Mg2+ efflux protein ApaG: MNPHEISITVKTQYLADQSDPDNRQFAFAYTVTIRNTGAASIQVIARHWFITDGDNDVQEVRGLGVVGQQPLLRAGEQFEYTSWATLPTPAGTMRGEYFCVTEEAQFFQAPIPEFVLVMPRTLH; encoded by the coding sequence ATGAATCCTCATGAAATCAGTATTACAGTCAAAACCCAGTATTTGGCCGATCAGTCTGACCCTGATAACCGCCAATTTGCGTTTGCTTATACCGTCACCATCAGAAATACTGGTGCGGCTAGTATTCAGGTCATTGCCCGTCATTGGTTCATCACGGACGGCGACAATGATGTCCAGGAAGTGCGTGGCTTGGGGGTGGTGGGCCAACAACCCCTTTTGCGGGCGGGGGAGCAATTTGAGTACACCAGCTGGGCCACTTTACCAACGCCGGCGGGAACAATGCGTGGAGAGTATTTCTGTGTCACGGAGGAAGCTCAGTTTTTCCAGGCCCCAATCCCTGAATTTGTCTTGGTGATGCCGAGAACCTTGCACTAG
- a CDS encoding aminodeoxychorismate/anthranilate synthase component II, producing MLLMIDNYDSFTYNLVQYFAELGEEVKVLRNDEISVEEIAKINPARICISPGPCSPAEAGISVATIQRYAGQIPILGVCLGHQAIGEAFGGKVIRAQKVMHGKTDDIHHTGVGVFKDLPNPFKVTRYHSLAIEKSSLPAVLEVTATSPDGEIMGVRHKELAVEGVQFHPESILSEHGHALLKNFLQAK from the coding sequence ATGCTCCTCATGATTGATAACTACGATTCATTTACCTACAACCTCGTTCAGTATTTTGCAGAACTTGGCGAAGAGGTAAAGGTCCTCCGTAATGATGAAATTTCCGTTGAAGAGATCGCCAAGATTAATCCTGCACGTATTTGCATTTCACCAGGGCCCTGCAGTCCAGCTGAAGCAGGGATTTCAGTGGCTACGATTCAACGCTATGCCGGACAGATTCCAATCCTAGGTGTCTGCCTTGGACACCAAGCCATTGGTGAAGCATTTGGCGGAAAAGTTATTCGCGCCCAGAAAGTCATGCATGGCAAGACTGATGATATTCACCATACTGGCGTTGGTGTTTTCAAAGATTTGCCCAACCCATTCAAAGTAACGCGTTATCACTCGCTTGCCATTGAAAAGAGTTCATTGCCGGCAGTTCTTGAGGTAACCGCCACTTCTCCTGATGGTGAAATTATGGGAGTACGCCATAAAGAACTCGCAGTAGAAGGCGTGCAATTTCATCCAGAATCGATTCTTTCGGAACATGGTCATGCATTACTGAAGAACTTCTTGCAAGCCAAATAA
- the trpC gene encoding indole-3-glycerol phosphate synthase TrpC, whose translation MSDILDKIIATKKIEVAADSKKISLANQRDQAEENNRDAILKPRGFIRSIEGKIAAGKAGVITEIKKSSPSKGILRENFQPAEIAQSYEKNGAACLSVLTDKDYFQGANVYLQAARAACNIPVLRKDFTIDPYQVYEARAIGADAILLIVACLELNQMKELEACAHELGLDVLVEVHNAPELEQALELKTPLLGINNRNLKTFEVTLQTTLSLLSMIPAGKTLVTESGIMNRTDVQLMRDHQINAFLVGEAFMRADDPGLALGKLFG comes from the coding sequence ATGAGCGATATCCTCGACAAAATTATTGCCACCAAGAAAATTGAGGTTGCCGCTGATTCTAAAAAAATCTCTTTAGCCAATCAACGCGATCAAGCTGAAGAAAATAATCGTGATGCGATATTAAAACCGCGAGGCTTTATTCGATCTATCGAAGGAAAGATTGCAGCAGGTAAAGCCGGCGTCATTACCGAGATTAAGAAATCCAGTCCTAGCAAGGGAATCTTGCGAGAGAATTTTCAGCCAGCTGAGATTGCTCAATCCTATGAAAAAAACGGAGCGGCCTGTTTGTCTGTCCTTACAGACAAAGATTATTTTCAGGGTGCTAATGTCTACCTTCAGGCTGCAAGAGCTGCATGCAACATTCCAGTCTTACGTAAAGACTTTACGATCGACCCCTATCAAGTCTATGAGGCAAGGGCAATAGGTGCCGATGCTATTTTGCTCATTGTGGCCTGCTTAGAACTCAATCAAATGAAGGAGCTAGAAGCTTGTGCTCATGAACTCGGTCTTGATGTCCTCGTTGAGGTTCATAATGCCCCTGAATTGGAGCAAGCTCTTGAATTAAAAACACCATTGCTTGGAATTAATAATCGCAACCTGAAGACTTTTGAAGTTACCCTTCAAACAACCCTGTCCTTGCTATCAATGATTCCCGCTGGCAAAACCCTGGTGACCGAATCTGGAATCATGAATCGTACAGATGTGCAATTGATGCGCGATCATCAAATCAATGCATTCTTAGTAGGCGAAGCCTTTATGAGAGCGGATGATCCAGGGCTAGCTTTGGGCAAGCTATTTGGTTAA
- a CDS encoding murein transglycosylase A, with protein sequence MSKLISRETALRILLCSVFVISIVSLLAACSTPSTRGSAYRSSTAAPTSYSSSIASFRSVSWQDLPGWQEDDLTQAWPAWLKSCDALRKRNSEMNWRQACTQAGNVSGRDERAIRQYFEGNFQPYEVRNSATGNESGLITGYYEPVMNGSQTRTVTYSIALYGLPNAWKGSKPSPAPTRAELMSSGILRGSEIAWVQDPVAAAFIQIQGSGKIRLEDGRVLRLGYAGTNDQPFKSFAQWLLDRKEITRGEATMQGISAWAKRNPGRVEEMLNANPRFVFFKELPSHVSPDLGPNGALGVPLTAERSIAIDLKAMPLGAPVFLSTTKPLSSQILQKLVMAQDTGKAIVGGVRADYYWGSGDSAGELAGRMKQDGKMWLLLPR encoded by the coding sequence ATGTCCAAATTAATAAGTCGCGAGACTGCTTTGCGGATTCTTCTCTGCAGTGTATTCGTTATCAGCATTGTCAGCTTATTGGCTGCTTGCTCTACGCCTTCTACCCGTGGATCTGCTTATCGATCTAGTACCGCAGCCCCAACTAGCTATAGCTCCTCGATCGCCAGCTTCCGATCTGTTTCTTGGCAAGACTTACCTGGTTGGCAGGAGGATGACTTAACTCAGGCTTGGCCAGCTTGGCTCAAAAGTTGTGATGCCCTGCGTAAACGTAATAGTGAAATGAATTGGCGCCAGGCATGCACTCAAGCCGGCAACGTTTCAGGCCGCGATGAACGTGCAATTCGTCAATACTTTGAGGGAAATTTTCAGCCATACGAAGTACGTAATAGTGCTACAGGCAACGAATCTGGACTAATCACAGGTTATTACGAGCCTGTCATGAATGGCTCCCAGACCCGCACAGTCACTTACTCTATTGCCTTGTACGGCCTGCCAAATGCCTGGAAGGGCTCAAAGCCAAGCCCTGCGCCAACACGTGCAGAACTCATGAGTTCTGGAATACTGCGAGGTTCAGAAATCGCCTGGGTGCAAGATCCTGTAGCTGCTGCTTTTATACAAATTCAGGGCTCTGGAAAAATTCGTTTAGAAGATGGACGTGTATTGCGACTGGGTTATGCCGGCACTAATGATCAGCCGTTCAAGTCTTTTGCCCAGTGGTTGCTTGATCGCAAGGAGATCACGCGCGGTGAGGCAACAATGCAGGGTATTTCTGCATGGGCTAAGCGCAACCCAGGCCGAGTAGAGGAGATGCTCAATGCCAACCCTCGATTTGTATTCTTTAAAGAGTTGCCGAGTCATGTCAGCCCTGACCTTGGCCCTAATGGTGCTTTAGGAGTCCCTTTAACAGCCGAACGTAGTATTGCCATTGATCTGAAGGCGATGCCCTTAGGCGCCCCAGTCTTCTTGAGTACTACCAAACCCTTGAGTAGCCAAATCTTGCAAAAGTTAGTGATGGCCCAAGATACAGGTAAAGCCATTGTGGGCGGGGTACGAGCAGATTACTATTGGGGATCAGGAGATTCTGCAGGTGAGTTAGCGGGACGCATGAAGCAAGATGGCAAGATGTGGTTATTGCTACCACGCTGA